ACCCAATACAAATATACGCATGAATATATAATGCCCAATACGAGGCTTGAACCCCCAACCTCAACCAAGGTTGAGGAGGCTCCTCACATACCGTTAGGCTATAAGCTCTTTGGTGCCAATATTGATTCTAAAGAATTATATTAGAATTAAAAAATATAAATTCGGTAACCATATTTGTCTGGATGGTTATTTGTTAAAAAAATTCAAAACTTTGGGACGAAATGTTTGGTCAACCAAACCCATACAAAAGAATCACTCATTTTGACATGTTACCTAACATACCTAACCAAAGTTTTGTACTGATATAATACCAAacaagaaaaaattataaaaaataaataaaaagagaaAAAAGTCTAGTTTGACATATTGAAATCAACATTATTGTAATTTTCATGGGATGTAAGAAAAATGGAATGGTTTGAGATGCTTTTAAGATAATCAAGAATTAATGATTACTGGTGATGATGAAAGAAATGGAAAAGCTATCTTTATCCTGCTTTGGTTAtcaagaatgataaacatgtatacAGTGGGGCAAAAACAAATTTTAACATAAAGTAATTCCAAATGGAgaatattaaaagaaaaaaaatgttaaaatggcTGAAATTACCAGCAGCAAAGTGAAGGTGATGGTGGAAGAAACAACGAAATGGGTTTAAGGAGTACTTCAATTTCTTGTTTCTTTTTCAATACATATCATCCTAATCCCTCATTTAATTTTATAGTAGTATAAAGTATAGAATGAACAGCTTACCTATATTAAACATTGCCTTCTCCAGCAAGAAAATATAGTCTCTGTTGTTTCCACAAGGGCCAGAAGCAGTTGCAATTTGTCTGACAGTTAACAAGAATTAGAAAAACAGGCCATGCAAAGGTTTATTAGAATGTAAATATGATGAATAATACAAAAATGGTAAGCATGTTACCTTGCCATATCCTCCAAAGGTGCAGGTCCAAGGTAGTACTTATTTGATTCCTTATCTGGAGTTGAAGTGAAGCTGCAGCAAGCAAAACAACCATCTTATTTCGACATTTTCAGTTTTGTGTGTCTTGTGTTAATGGGACTTATTCACATTGAATTAAGAAAGATTAATATCTAGTTGCAGGTCTCTTATGCTAATTAAAAGGAGAAAAGAAACATAGTATATTAAATAGCAACTTACACCATAACTCCTGATAACGTAGGCTTGTCAATCTCCCCATCCTGAATCACAAGTCAACATAATTGTCAGATacatatagagacaaaaatattgatatttaaaataataaacGAAACGTATATATAGAGCTTGTAAGTATTTTTACCTTGAAAAAGTCTACAGTCGTCTTCTGATCGTACTCACATTCTCTGTTCTCTAAATACTGAAAAACAAAATAGAAGCTTTCTATGTAAGTTCTTAAACTTCGATAAAGTCTTGATTGTTACAAAATGAAAGCTTATAATACATACCGCCATTGCCAACCTTTCCTTCTCTTCATCTCCTCTAACACAATACACAGTTCCCCACTGAAACAAAAACCAGGTTAGAAATTAGCATTTAAGATGATCTCAAAACAGAATATATAATACATTTGTACAAGATCAAAAGAAGAAAACCCAAAAATGTTCAAAGTAAGGCTTACACAGACGGCTCCTTCCTTGTACTCAAGTGTGCACGTTCTCGCAGGGTGATCAATCGTACCTCTATGATCTATGCATGCTGTGACATAATAATACCATTTTTATTTCAGATTATAATTAAGGTACATATAAAAGAAAAGTAACCAATGACTTGAGTGGACAATTTTGCTTACCAAGATCAAACACACGTCGATAGTTCTTAATACATCCTATCATCTTCTCATCATACTCGAACCCAGGGTTCCAGACTAAAGAGCCATAGCCAAACACCCAGAAAACCATGATTCCAACTCTTCACAAACTACTAGCTGTTGATAATGAAAAGTTAAAACACTAATGATGCTTTGTATTGTCAAAAGCGCGTTAATTATCAACACGTAATTAAGAAGCTTAAATTGGCCATATTAGTTACCAACGCTACCCATTTTCGACTAACATATCGTTTGACTTTTTTAAAGTAACGTGACTACCACTTCCTAAATGGCACTCATATCAATTAGCTTCCATTAGAATATCAATAAACTCATTCAACTCAAATGAAAAGGCAACATTTGACTTCTTATATCTAACATATTACTTTCCATGAATGATAGTGACGTTGCCAACATCTAGCAGCAACTTAACAACAgtaatcaatcaatcatccatccaaAAATAAGAATAAATACTTAATATAAATCATTTTCCTTCTAAAAATCGGAGCTTGTTTAATCACTGAATCCAAATCCAATTAGGGGTTTTTCAAAAACCAAACCCTAAATATAGATATTTACTGTAATCAACTAATTTCCTTaatttgaaaagtttccaaataaataaaaatataataatcatttatagaGATAAATATATATAGATCGAAGATATCAAATAGAATCCAAAATAGCTGAAGTAGATACCAGATCCAACAAATTTATAGACACGTACAcgagtatatacatacatatataatataaataaataatcatCATAATACACGTATAAACATACTGCACGTATCGTAAACGCGGATTAATTGAATTGATCAACTGATTAATTGCTTACATAAATTGAAGAGCGAAGTGTAATGTGCGAAACAAATCTGACGAATTTGAGGAGATTCGATTGATCGTCAGATGAATTTGAAGAGATAAAAGGTTGTTAGAAACAGAGAAAATGGGGAACGAGGGTTTTTAGGATATTATTTTAGGTTTCCGGCGACGATGAAAGAGACACTCTTTCTGTGTATAGCGCCGGGAGGGTGGTAGGCAAGGTAGAATGTAAGAATAAGGACTATTTAGACCACTCCAACCATGACGTCGTCACGGCActtcctcagcgccacatcagctttctctctcctcttttctcaccacttcctcccataacactcccataacaaaccactaccaaccatgacatactcTCTCCTCATTCTATACtccacaaaattaattaaataaattaaagtaCAAGTTTATTTGCTCTTGTACAAGTAATTGTTGCACAAAATCTCTCTCCACTGTCATCAAATATGCTATGGGATGACATGAACGAGTACGCAGTGCTTGAGGGCGGTTGAGGGCGGCCGATGACGGGGTGAATGCCAATGGAGCCCTCGAAGAAATGAGGGGATGACATGGGTGAGGGCGGACGGTTGGGAGTGGTCTTATAGGACTATTTACCTTATTATGCCATTCATTTATATGTCATCATGGATGGAtggatgtatgtatgtatgtaactATGTATCAAATCCAATGTATCATGTAATCTTGATGATTTTTAGGATTCGTGCATGGTCCGATGTTTCTTTTAATCCGTATTTTTAGATTAAATttgatttaaatttaaataaattttattttctatattctaattataatataatattaatattttataatttcaaatttgaATTCGAGTTAtaataaaaagaagaagaaaacaaataaTTAGCGCAATATAAAGTTAATGAAAATATAAATTTTCATCTACAATCTTTAATATAAACGAGAAATTCTGATTTTTTTTCCATAAAAATTTTTTGTAGTCAACTCAAATTTTATGAAGTTCAAAATATatagtaatataatatatattcatatttgtatatattatattatatgttatatttgaaggtttttcgtatgcccgagagacatatttaattaatgtggctaatgtgttatgatccaagtcgggtcatacccaataacaagcttaccgacaccttattcgtatttgatcttagcgaatggatcgttgattaaatacgcgacacttgaactttaagaaaaaaatgattttcttaaatattacttgatgtgtatatatataaattatggaataatttatataatatggatttaattatttataggttaaataattaataaatttatgttacattttatataaatgggttttatataatataatgtacataaatattaatatggaagttttataaaacaaattttataaaatttaacttttataaaattaattttataaCTAATGagagtggcatgggagttgaagCTCACATGCACTAGATTCCTTTCTTGGTCAAAAACATTCTCATTCTCCATATGCATAAGTACCAAGACATCTTGGAGACTTAACATACATAGAAAACACATCAAAACAACTTGAAAAAAACTGCACAATCCCTCTTCCATTGCTGTCTAGGCCGTGGCCTTTAGGAGCTCAAAAGggattcatttcatttttttttcaagcaatcttcaagtataaataaaatcctaactaaaggcaagggtgttggtggttagcttggggtataacaacttgaggtttcattgttttggagctccattcatcatcatcatcttcatcacttactacctagcttggagaaggtataatctcttttcatacttgtagtttgtaagcatatttcataacttgatcctaattgggtttaactttaattggttaaagaaatacaagttttaaatggtaatacttacatgcttccgctttaatttgtttcttaaaagatttaaagtattatgaaacttgttaaatcccaacaatggtatctagagccgaagttgatgaaatatgcttcgagatgattccttatacccactatatttttgcattttatgaacatgcatgcaagtaaaatgcaaaaactTTGATTTTTTTGGTGGGTTTGATGTTTGGCCGATTTTGGAAGCTCCAAAAatgggtttgggctcttccattttggtcatatttgttcatatgttgtagttcacaatcaatgccttgaccttatgtttgaatgcatgtgtgtttgaatgatttgtattattcatttggtatgtaataattaattattcatgtggttgtaatatttattcaattggtttgtaataatattattttggttatgtaatttgttttatatttggtatgtaaaatagattaggttgtaatttcatttttagacaaaatgtattaggatatattttgtaaaatgatgaagatgttgaagacttgaagaacacaagaagattgtatttggatgcaagatttagtgggagatgtaaaatctcctactttgtgttatgactcattacccggtggcattttgttttcggataaacaaaatgcttaccaaaaggcttgattgtgaacataattgttttgcatgcatggttgtgttgtttgattatgatttgtatgtttggttactacaagttatcacacaagttaacaacaagcaaaactacatttaattggttaaattacaaatagttaacaacatgcaaaacgacaaatttaattggttaaattaaaagtggcaaaagaccttaataaatggttattaagaacaagaaaatgaTCACATATATAAAacggtttatatcaagtaattggctaaattacataatatgaaaaatggattttcacatgaaccacacactaaatgcatgttagtgtatggcacaaatgttttctcaaactagaattaaaggaaacttaaaaccctttacactaGGTCAACAAGTTCAAACgtcatcctattgtatgacacttaaaaatattagggaacttataatgggataaaggtcacctaaccgttatgagcaaactaatatgattaaggtaaatttctcacacttgtgggataaaggtcacctaaccacttgtatgttgagtTTACatatctatacaagtaggacgacttgatttggaaatcatgaacttagggtcaccgaagcatgaggaacaaataggcgttgatgggataaatatgccgtgcaaaaggattgcatgatcccataatatagaagttgcaaaaggattgcaattgtcatataaatgactacctagctaaatcaaataacgggatgaaggtcacctaaccgaaatttgatttaccgttggattctaatatttaataaaacaattatatataaaagggtattatttattaaatttaaaatcaatacttaaatgaactttgttaattttgtagatggccgcaaataacaacaacatgcaaaatgcaccacttaacctaaacaacctatcattaaggtctctcctcgagaaagacaaactcaaccatacgaactttatggattggttccgtaatcttagaattgtcctcaaacttgaggataaggcgtatgtgttggaagaccctattcccgatcaacctgacgaggatgatacggaaggcatggcttattgggataagtattgcgccgattcggtgcaagtcgcttgcctaatgcttgggactatgatacccgaactccaaaaggatttcgaacatcatagtgcatatgacatgattacgcaattgaaggagatgttccttcaacaagcacgtgtcaagcgcttcgaaacggttcgagcgttacatgcatgtcgtatggatgacacccaatctgtatcctcttatgtcctcaaaatgaaaagccttattgatcgcgcaaaccgtcttaatctcaacatatctaatgagctagccactgatcttatcctaaactccctgtcaaagaggtttgaccaatttgtaattaattacaatatgaatgggatggataagaccattggtgaacttcatggcatgttaaggacggcggaaactagcatgggtaagagggcttcacccgtgctaatgatcaatgatggtgggtccaaaggtaacaacacctctaagccaaaggcggctaaaaggaaaggacccgcccatcaaggcaagggaaaggggaggatggttaccccaaccaaaaacaagaacaagaagcaaaaggttgccggacaagcaaaccccaaggaagacccgtgcttcggttgcggtgaaatgggtcactggaaacgaaattgcccggtctaccttaaggagttgaaggaaaagagggatgcggggcaatcctcaggtaacatatatatggtatatatagagcttagtattacttcttctaatacatgggtattagacactggatgtggagctcacatttgcaattctttgcaggggttcaaaagaagtagcaagcaaacgagaacatcaagtctctttatgggtaatggagccaaagtgcaagtgaaggctcaaggagactttgtattaaaacttccaagtggtttggaacttattttgaacaatgttttgtatgcaccggatttatgtcgaaacattatttcagtttcccgtttaaaacaatgtggtttttatcttaattttgttaatgatgatatccacgtttatttagataatgtattttattttaaggcttcgccttcaaatggaatttatgaattggttcatgatgacacatcatctagtagctcaatataccatactagcaccaagaaactcaaaagggatttgagtgattcctacttatggcattgtcgccttggtcacataaacaagaatcgaatgcatacactccaaaagaatggccttttgaaatcaaatgaactagactcgtttgatgtatgtgaatcttgtttacaaggcaaaatgactaaagcacctttcaaagggacctacgaaagggctaaggacttattgggattaatacattcggatgtatgtggaccctttaagcccatagctaggaacggtgaaagatacttcgttactttcattgatgacttcagtcgtttcgaatatgtctacttgttaagacataaagacgaaacttttgaagcattcaaagagtatcaaaacgaagtacaaaatcaactcaataagacaattaaggtacttcgaaccgatagaggaggtgaatacctaagcgatgccttccaagatcatcttagaagttgtgggattatctcgcaacttactccacccgggacaccacagcttaatggtgtgtccgaaaggaggaaccgaaccctaatggatatggttcgatctatgatggctagaatctcgttacctctatcattttggggttattgtctatgctccgcggctcgtattttaaatatggccccaaccaagaaagtggaacgaactcctcatgagatgtggtttggaaaacctccatctctatcatacttaaaggtatggggatgtgaagcttatcctaagcgttacgtccctaataagttgaatgttcgatccacgaagtgtatcttcataggatatcccaaggatgatatgggatactatttctatgatccaatcgagcaaaatgtatttgttgctcgaaaggctgaattccttgaaactaagttcctattggaaggaaatagtgaaaggaagatagatcttgaagagattcaagatcaagtagatgatacacaattggttgacactagcactcaacatgaaaatgtcgagaatgatcagatggatgatcaaagtatacaagacgttcgcagatctggtaggattagtaatcctcctgagagatatgggtttctcatggatgattgctatgtggttgatttggatgaaccaacaaactactaagatgctttatcaaggattgatagagataaatggcaggaagccatgaacgctgagatgcaatccatgtatgacaaccaagtttgggaactagttgtacaacctactagctccaagttagttgattgtaaatggattttcaagatgaaaaccgacatgcatggaaacttaaatacatataaagatagacttgtagcaaaaggtttcactcaaactcaagggattgactatgatgaaaccttttcgcctgtggcaatgctaaagtctattaggatattatttgccattgctgctcattatgattatgaaatatggcaaatggatgtcaagaccgctttcctaaatggatatcttgaggaagatgtctatatggttcaacctgaaggttttgtcgatccaaaacatcctaacaaagtatgtaagttaaagaagtcaatctacggattgaaacaagcatctagaatgtggaatcatcgttttaatgaggaagccaagaaatttggcttcattaaaaatggtgatgaagcttg
This genomic window from Rutidosis leptorrhynchoides isolate AG116_Rl617_1_P2 chromosome 2, CSIRO_AGI_Rlap_v1, whole genome shotgun sequence contains:
- the LOC139891449 gene encoding gamma-glutamylcyclotransferase 2-2-like produces the protein MVFWVFGYGSLVWNPGFEYDEKMIGCIKNYRRVFDLACIDHRGTIDHPARTCTLEYKEGAVCWGTVYCVRGDEEKERLAMAYLENRECEYDQKTTVDFFKDGEIDKPTLSGVMVFTSTPDKESNKYYLGPAPLEDMARQIATASGPCGNNRDYIFLLEKAMFNIGHEDDMVIELANEVRKVIELKGLGMPKENSSRLTGPSLKPKSPLSPHKLLRLPEAIATDT